One genomic window of Paeniglutamicibacter sp. Y32M11 includes the following:
- a CDS encoding DNA polymerase III subunit alpha translates to MSFTHLHVSSAFSAHYGVSWPEDLVAAAIADGADALAITDRDGLYGSVKHLKACIENGIDPILGVDLALLEPSAGPVIHGKTKELRTAGRIIALAKGHSDGAGYAALCHLITAAHQLTTSTGIHKPNIGITREELATYVKAPNGEVLLTIMLGAGSDVGLATGHRQYNQARTLLRDWRSLLGVDALRVEITTHLSNPGEKLSTAHAIRMLRCAITVGIAPVLTNAVRYAEPDGAATADVLDSARALSSLSTLNDIQPNGQGWLKPAEHMHHLATEIARSATDTSLTPTLLRNTAALADWARLDPGPDTGWGNPVVPESHIIGITADPNTELAARSEAGITRLLPHEINNPLLRERLEAELSTIADLGFAPYFLTVAEVSSMITDMGIRSAARGSGASSLVNYLIGISQVNPLTHDLLFERFLSRDRATLPDIDIDVESARRHEIYRKIFDRFGAQRVSLMSMQNGYRARGAVRDAGTALGMEEADIDVIAKQLWRFSASSFRDALAEKPELAPFADRLGTEKQLDLLVDLTERLDRLPRHISMHPCGVILSDNTLRDRTPMEPSGITLPMSQFDKHDMDPMGMLKLDVLGVRMQSAITYSLAEIARIHPSAQAVATAGGHLSGKPASIPGYIQPNGAIDLALVPLDDEPTFELIRSTHTLGCFQIESPGQRELIGKLAPTEFNDLIIDISLFRPGPMKSNMVKPYLENRHGFAPEKYPHPDLAPALAETHGVTVFHEQVLRIFDVMTDCGLAKADVYRRLLGNPKAEPAVESLFRSKALRRGYSLAVIDEVWGTLSAFGSFGFCKAHGAAFAVPTYHSAWLKAHHPEAFLAGIWEHDPGMYPKRLLVAEARRMGIKILPLDINRSALGYKVEKLDGLLPPAQLPVVPRAVGAMPPGRYGIRLSLRGIRSVSEREVTRVAAGQPYDSIADVRARSGLTRTSLNHFAALGAFDSLQAGIGRGNRADLVEHLRAGSSKPVPQRHRPIPGQLSLPLGDIDLSTMLIGAEQTPLDEVVRTELDLMSLDVSAHLMESHGPLLDALGVSRAQDLLAMRNGTEVLVAGVRVATQTPPMRGGRRVVFISVDDGTGCVDATFFHEAQQRCGPLLFSTRLLLIHGLTRRTGPRGISLQALDAWDLSAKSTLPASGYLADPARARNQSFGSSALNPAAKNSAVSLAQRMAAEDLDTRGYLGA, encoded by the coding sequence ATGAGCTTCACCCACCTGCATGTCTCCTCGGCATTTAGCGCCCACTATGGAGTCTCCTGGCCCGAGGACCTCGTTGCCGCAGCGATCGCCGACGGGGCGGACGCCCTAGCGATCACCGACCGTGACGGGCTCTACGGAAGCGTCAAACACCTCAAGGCCTGCATCGAAAACGGCATAGACCCCATCCTCGGAGTTGACCTAGCCCTCTTAGAGCCAAGCGCGGGCCCGGTCATCCACGGTAAAACCAAGGAGCTGCGCACCGCTGGCCGCATCATCGCTCTGGCCAAGGGGCACAGCGATGGCGCCGGATATGCAGCCCTCTGCCACCTCATCACCGCGGCACATCAACTCACCACCAGTACGGGGATACACAAACCAAACATCGGCATTACCCGCGAGGAGCTTGCCACCTACGTGAAAGCGCCCAACGGGGAGGTGCTGCTCACCATCATGCTCGGAGCCGGATCCGACGTTGGCCTAGCCACCGGGCACCGCCAGTACAACCAGGCACGCACCTTATTACGCGACTGGCGCTCCTTGCTGGGAGTCGACGCACTACGGGTAGAGATCACCACACACCTGAGCAACCCAGGAGAGAAGCTCAGCACGGCTCACGCCATCCGCATGCTGCGCTGCGCAATAACTGTAGGCATCGCCCCGGTGCTAACCAACGCCGTGCGGTATGCCGAACCCGATGGGGCAGCAACGGCCGATGTCCTAGACTCCGCACGGGCATTGAGCTCACTCTCAACCCTCAACGACATTCAACCCAACGGGCAAGGCTGGCTTAAACCCGCAGAACACATGCACCACCTCGCCACCGAGATCGCACGATCCGCCACAGACACCTCCCTGACACCCACCCTGCTGCGCAACACCGCCGCGCTCGCCGACTGGGCACGCCTTGACCCGGGACCAGACACGGGATGGGGAAACCCCGTGGTCCCCGAGTCTCACATCATCGGTATCACTGCGGATCCCAACACCGAGCTAGCCGCCCGCTCGGAGGCAGGCATTACCCGCCTGCTCCCGCACGAGATCAACAACCCCCTACTGCGTGAGCGCCTCGAAGCCGAACTCTCCACCATCGCCGACCTCGGATTCGCCCCCTACTTCCTCACCGTCGCGGAAGTCAGCTCCATGATCACCGATATGGGGATACGCTCAGCGGCCCGCGGATCCGGCGCCTCCTCACTGGTGAACTACCTCATCGGCATCAGCCAGGTAAACCCCCTGACCCACGACCTACTCTTCGAACGCTTCCTCTCCCGCGACCGCGCCACCCTGCCCGACATCGACATCGACGTCGAATCCGCCCGACGCCACGAGATCTACCGCAAAATCTTCGACCGCTTCGGAGCCCAACGAGTCTCGCTCATGAGCATGCAAAATGGTTACCGCGCTAGGGGAGCGGTACGCGACGCCGGAACAGCCCTGGGCATGGAAGAAGCCGACATCGATGTGATTGCCAAACAACTCTGGCGCTTCTCCGCCTCGTCCTTCCGCGACGCCCTGGCCGAAAAACCAGAACTTGCCCCCTTCGCCGACCGTCTCGGCACCGAAAAACAACTCGACCTCCTCGTGGACCTCACCGAACGCCTCGACAGGCTACCGCGCCACATCTCCATGCACCCCTGCGGAGTCATCCTCTCCGATAACACCCTGCGCGACCGCACCCCCATGGAACCCAGCGGAATCACCCTGCCCATGAGCCAATTCGACAAGCACGACATGGACCCCATGGGAATGCTCAAGCTCGATGTCCTGGGGGTACGCATGCAATCGGCCATCACCTACTCCCTGGCCGAAATCGCCCGCATCCACCCCAGCGCACAAGCCGTCGCCACGGCAGGGGGACACCTCAGCGGTAAGCCCGCCTCCATCCCCGGTTACATCCAACCCAACGGAGCCATCGACCTCGCCCTGGTCCCACTGGATGATGAGCCCACCTTCGAACTCATCCGCTCCACCCACACCCTGGGCTGCTTCCAAATCGAATCACCCGGACAACGCGAACTCATCGGCAAACTCGCCCCCACCGAATTCAACGACCTCATCATCGATATCTCCCTCTTCCGCCCCGGACCCATGAAATCCAACATGGTCAAGCCCTACCTGGAAAACCGCCACGGCTTCGCACCGGAAAAATACCCCCACCCGGACCTCGCGCCCGCGCTCGCCGAGACCCATGGGGTCACCGTCTTCCACGAGCAGGTGCTACGGATCTTTGACGTGATGACAGACTGCGGGTTGGCCAAGGCCGATGTTTACCGCCGACTGCTGGGTAACCCGAAGGCCGAGCCAGCGGTGGAGTCCCTCTTCCGCTCGAAGGCGCTGCGGCGCGGCTATTCGCTGGCGGTCATCGATGAGGTGTGGGGAACGCTGTCCGCCTTCGGGTCCTTCGGATTTTGTAAGGCCCATGGTGCTGCCTTTGCCGTGCCCACCTACCATTCGGCCTGGCTTAAGGCGCACCACCCCGAGGCCTTCCTGGCCGGGATCTGGGAACACGATCCGGGTATGTATCCCAAACGGCTTCTGGTGGCCGAGGCCAGACGGATGGGCATCAAGATTCTGCCATTGGACATCAACCGTTCCGCCCTGGGCTACAAGGTAGAAAAGCTTGACGGGCTACTGCCTCCCGCGCAGCTTCCGGTGGTGCCACGCGCGGTGGGCGCCATGCCCCCGGGACGGTACGGGATCAGGCTCTCGCTGCGGGGGATCCGTTCGGTCTCCGAACGCGAGGTCACCCGGGTGGCGGCCGGGCAACCCTATGATTCGATCGCCGATGTACGAGCGCGCTCCGGACTCACACGCACCTCACTGAACCACTTTGCCGCACTCGGTGCCTTCGATTCCCTGCAGGCAGGTATCGGGCGGGGCAACCGTGCGGATTTGGTGGAGCACCTGCGCGCCGGCTCCAGCAAGCCCGTGCCCCAGCGTCATCGACCGATTCCCGGACAGCTGTCATTGCCGCTGGGGGATATTGACCTTTCCACCATGCTCATCGGGGCGGAGCAAACCCCGCTCGATGAGGTGGTGCGCACCGAACTTGATCTGATGTCTCTGGATGTCAGCGCGCACCTGATGGAATCCCACGGGCCGCTCTTGGACGCTTTGGGTGTCTCTCGCGCGCAGGACCTGCTGGCGATGCGCAATGGCACCGAGGTCTTGGTGGCCGGGGTGCGGGTGGCTACCCAGACCCCGCCGATGCGCGGTGGACGGCGGGTCGTGTTTATCTCGGTGGACGATGGAACCGGCTGTGTTGATGCGACGTTCTTCCATGAGGCCCAGCAGCGTTGTGGCCCGCTGCTCTTCTCCACCCGGTTGCTGCTCATCCACGGACTCACCCGCCGTACCGGGCCCCGGGGCATCAGCCTGCAGGCCCTAGATGCCTGGGATCTCTCGGCCAAGTCCACACTGCCGGCCTCGGGCTATCTGGCCGATCCCGCAAGGGCGCGGAACCAGAGCTTCGGGTCTTCCGCCCTGAACCCAGCGGCGAAGAACTCGGCCGTGAGCCTGGCTCAACGGATGGCCGCCGAGGATCTGGACACCCGCGGCTACCTGGGCGCCTGA
- a CDS encoding ATP-binding protein yields MPEMQNPFRPTFGRTPPELIDRNGTLEEFEYGLRIRSGVLGLLTIITGARGVGKTVMLNEAQGLAQEQGWAVISETSTAGFLARIADSARLLDEELGEGPPPRKILAFSAAGFGVTTQLPRERQVEFRNLGAKLLQRLDDNGTGLLITLDEIQDADRSELLQLAAVIQHWVRDGLPISFVCAGLPAAISDILNEGVATFLRRADKIDLHSVDVRDVRASYARQFSAAGIHLPDGFLDEAAEATFGYPFLIQLIGYFLWKEAERGHGTVDRESAQKAVAAALKRNIRMVVGPAISKASDRDMDYLRAMSFDSGPSSTAAVATRMKASLQLAANYRARLIEAGLIEPAGRGEVSFALPGLREHLRNGERLA; encoded by the coding sequence ATGCCCGAGATGCAGAATCCCTTCCGGCCAACCTTCGGCAGGACTCCCCCGGAGCTGATCGACCGCAACGGCACCCTGGAGGAGTTCGAATATGGTCTGCGCATCCGCTCCGGCGTCTTGGGCTTGCTCACCATCATCACCGGTGCCCGAGGAGTCGGGAAGACCGTCATGCTCAACGAGGCCCAAGGCCTGGCCCAGGAGCAGGGCTGGGCGGTCATCTCCGAGACATCCACCGCAGGTTTCTTGGCAAGGATTGCCGACTCCGCACGCCTGCTTGATGAGGAGTTGGGCGAGGGCCCCCCGCCGCGGAAAATTCTTGCGTTCTCGGCCGCAGGCTTTGGTGTCACCACGCAGCTTCCACGGGAGCGTCAGGTTGAATTCCGCAATCTGGGGGCGAAACTCCTACAACGCCTGGACGACAACGGCACCGGGCTACTGATCACGCTGGATGAAATCCAGGACGCCGACCGCAGTGAATTACTGCAGCTAGCAGCGGTCATCCAACACTGGGTACGAGACGGGCTGCCCATTAGCTTCGTCTGCGCTGGCCTACCGGCGGCGATTTCCGACATCCTCAACGAAGGCGTGGCGACCTTCCTTCGACGAGCCGACAAGATCGACCTGCACTCCGTGGATGTTCGGGATGTCAGGGCCTCCTACGCGCGGCAATTCTCGGCGGCCGGGATCCACCTTCCGGACGGGTTCCTGGACGAAGCTGCCGAGGCGACCTTCGGCTACCCGTTCCTCATCCAGCTGATCGGCTACTTCCTGTGGAAGGAAGCCGAAAGAGGGCATGGCACTGTTGACCGGGAATCGGCGCAGAAGGCAGTTGCTGCGGCCTTAAAGCGAAACATCCGCATGGTTGTCGGACCGGCCATCTCCAAGGCCTCGGACCGAGACATGGACTACCTGCGCGCCATGTCCTTCGACAGCGGACCCTCCAGCACCGCGGCGGTGGCCACGCGCATGAAGGCCTCCCTGCAGCTGGCAGCAAACTATCGCGCCCGCCTTATCGAGGCCGGATTGATTGAGCCGGCCGGACGCGGAGAAGTGAGTTTCGCGCTCCCGGGATTACGCGAGCACCTGCGCAACGGCGAACGCTTAGCCTAA
- a CDS encoding glyoxalase superfamily protein, with translation MDWKLELVFVPVSDVDRAKDFYVNKVGFNADYDERPSESIRFVQLTPPGSACSITIGEGLNDAAPGTAPSLQMVVSDIHEAHDQLKANGVEVSDVDIQPWGHFVYFADPDGNKWAVQYLPQRPNG, from the coding sequence ATGGACTGGAAACTTGAACTAGTGTTTGTCCCCGTGTCCGATGTGGACCGCGCCAAGGATTTCTATGTGAATAAGGTCGGTTTTAATGCCGACTACGATGAGCGGCCCAGCGAGTCGATCCGCTTCGTCCAGCTGACCCCACCGGGATCGGCCTGCTCCATCACCATCGGCGAAGGCCTAAATGACGCGGCCCCCGGGACGGCCCCGAGCCTGCAGATGGTGGTCAGTGACATCCATGAGGCCCACGACCAGCTCAAGGCCAATGGTGTGGAGGTCAGCGACGTTGATATTCAGCCGTGGGGGCACTTCGTGTACTTTGCGGATCCTGACGGCAACAAGTGGGCGGTGCAATACCTGCCACAGCGCCCGAACGGCTAA
- a CDS encoding HipA domain-containing protein: protein MNGPRGRNAGYGSAPAAKYTVAAEDVAVALARLCLAPVVASRNLYLQFAFAWLTGKGNLHAKNLYVLGRPGGGFEISPMYDVSRCFMVMTP, encoded by the coding sequence ATGAATGGCCCTCGAGGACGGAACGCAGGTTATGGGTCTGCCCCGGCCGCGAAGTACACCGTGGCGGCCGAAGACGTTGCTGTGGCCCTGGCCCGTTTGTGCCTTGCCCCGGTGGTGGCCAGCCGCAATCTGTACCTGCAATTCGCCTTTGCCTGGCTGACGGGCAAGGGGAACCTCCATGCCAAGAACCTCTACGTGCTGGGCAGACCGGGTGGCGGATTTGAGATATCGCCGATGTACGACGTGTCGCGCTGCTTTATGGTGATGACACCATGA
- a CDS encoding carboxymuconolactone decarboxylase family protein: MNLSKSDPTAYAALLAMNDAASAAADAAGIEPKLRELLKIRASQLNGCSYCLRMHTRDALKLGESTDRLSVVAAWADSEYFSAVERAALALCESITLVSVDQVPRGVYTMASAVLTNEQISAVSWLSAAINMFNRIAITSRYPVKP, encoded by the coding sequence GTGAATCTCAGCAAATCCGATCCGACGGCCTACGCGGCTCTCTTGGCCATGAATGATGCTGCAAGTGCTGCCGCCGACGCGGCGGGAATCGAGCCCAAGCTGCGTGAGCTGCTCAAGATCCGTGCCTCGCAGCTTAATGGCTGCTCCTATTGTCTGCGCATGCACACCCGCGACGCGCTGAAGCTCGGCGAAAGCACGGACCGGCTCTCCGTGGTTGCAGCCTGGGCAGACTCGGAATATTTCTCCGCCGTGGAACGCGCGGCATTGGCCCTGTGCGAATCAATCACGCTGGTGTCGGTAGACCAAGTCCCCCGCGGTGTTTACACCATGGCCTCCGCGGTGCTTACCAATGAGCAGATCTCGGCTGTCTCATGGCTCAGCGCAGCGATCAATATGTTCAATCGGATCGCTATCACCTCCCGTTATCCCGTGAAGCCCTAA
- a CDS encoding sensor histidine kinase, which yields MPAFFKKKTWRAFAYHWATLFLASFGFAYAVLTISLGASLLVTFIGLSVAAAMLMGAHVWGRLQRALAGSLLHQHIQAPPRLLRGPGFMGFIRSGLGDASAWRAMSHMLISFVTTLVSSVLSNTFLIVGLGCLTYWYWVQWLPLQQATDGSWHRGTVIGSEVYAEGPVWNLVYVGIGVLFTFLLWPAINNGMARLQCLLAAGLLGPTDAQLRVKSLEEKRSHTVQDADARLAQIERDLHDGTQAQLVAIAMKLGDARDRLAEVDIEENIKELLASAQGTATDALSDLRGLASGIRPAVINDGLDTALESLVAAAPLPVSLTYTLASRPSPAIEAIAYFCAAELLNNAAKHSGGTRITMRVTTASDGSQLVLSVLDDGIGGVDPRAGSGIEGLKARAANVDGTLEISSPRGGPTGVTVRLPLS from the coding sequence GTGCCCGCATTTTTCAAGAAAAAAACCTGGCGAGCCTTTGCCTACCACTGGGCCACGCTGTTCCTTGCCTCCTTTGGATTTGCTTACGCCGTCCTGACGATTTCACTGGGTGCATCACTGCTCGTGACATTCATCGGACTGAGTGTTGCCGCGGCGATGCTCATGGGAGCTCATGTCTGGGGTCGGCTGCAGCGGGCACTGGCCGGGTCGTTGCTTCACCAGCACATCCAAGCCCCGCCACGATTGCTGAGGGGACCGGGATTCATGGGCTTCATTCGTTCCGGGTTAGGTGATGCAAGCGCTTGGCGCGCCATGTCCCACATGCTGATTAGCTTCGTGACAACGCTGGTTTCCTCGGTACTCAGTAATACCTTTCTTATTGTGGGACTGGGCTGCCTGACCTATTGGTACTGGGTACAGTGGCTGCCGCTGCAGCAGGCAACGGATGGAAGCTGGCACCGCGGAACCGTCATCGGGTCCGAGGTCTATGCCGAGGGACCGGTCTGGAACCTGGTGTACGTGGGCATCGGGGTACTCTTCACTTTCCTATTGTGGCCAGCAATTAACAACGGCATGGCGCGCCTGCAGTGCCTTCTGGCCGCCGGGTTGCTGGGTCCCACCGATGCGCAGCTGCGGGTAAAAAGCCTCGAGGAAAAGCGCAGCCACACCGTGCAGGACGCCGACGCCCGGCTGGCGCAGATAGAACGCGACCTCCATGATGGAACCCAGGCGCAGCTCGTGGCCATCGCCATGAAATTAGGTGATGCACGGGACCGACTGGCAGAGGTAGACATCGAGGAAAATATCAAGGAACTGCTGGCCAGCGCGCAGGGAACGGCAACCGACGCATTAAGCGACCTGCGCGGCCTGGCCAGCGGCATCCGGCCCGCAGTCATCAACGATGGCCTGGACACGGCGTTGGAATCGCTGGTCGCTGCGGCCCCGCTGCCCGTATCGCTGACTTATACGCTTGCATCGCGCCCCAGCCCGGCGATCGAGGCCATCGCGTACTTCTGCGCCGCGGAACTGTTGAACAACGCGGCCAAACATTCCGGTGGCACGCGCATCACCATGAGGGTCACAACGGCCAGCGACGGGAGTCAGCTGGTGCTCAGCGTACTTGACGACGGAATCGGGGGAGTGGATCCGAGAGCCGGAAGCGGCATCGAGGGGCTGAAGGCCCGTGCCGCAAACGTTGATGGGACCCTGGAGATTTCCTCGCCCCGGGGAGGTCCCACCGGGGTCACGGTCAGGTTGCCGCTTTCGTGA
- a CDS encoding response regulator: protein MRISIAEDSALLRAGLTELLTGRGHQVVAAVDNADDLLTSVVTDIPDVVILDNRMPPTHTNEGIRAALVLRTTLPDVGVLVLSQYVETRYASQLFAGQPSGTGYLLKDRVADVGSFLEALARIAAGETVLDPEVVRQLMSVSNRPAGLEMLTPREQSVLELMAQGRTNAGICAELFLSAGAVEKNITAIFFKLGLEPSGGDHRRVLAVLKYLEHA, encoded by the coding sequence ATGAGGATTTCCATTGCCGAGGATTCGGCCCTGCTGCGCGCCGGACTCACCGAGTTACTGACCGGTCGCGGGCACCAGGTGGTTGCTGCGGTGGACAACGCCGATGACCTGCTCACCTCGGTGGTCACCGACATTCCCGACGTGGTGATCCTTGATAACCGGATGCCGCCGACCCACACCAATGAGGGAATCCGCGCGGCTCTGGTGCTGCGCACCACCCTCCCCGATGTCGGGGTGCTGGTGCTCTCGCAATACGTAGAGACGCGCTATGCCTCCCAGCTCTTTGCCGGTCAGCCCTCGGGCACGGGATACCTGCTTAAGGACCGGGTGGCGGACGTGGGCTCATTTCTCGAGGCGCTGGCGCGGATTGCCGCCGGGGAAACCGTGCTCGACCCGGAAGTTGTCCGCCAGCTCATGAGCGTCTCGAATCGGCCCGCGGGGCTGGAGATGCTAACCCCGCGGGAGCAATCGGTGCTCGAACTCATGGCACAGGGCCGCACCAACGCGGGGATCTGCGCGGAGCTTTTCCTCTCCGCCGGGGCGGTGGAGAAGAACATCACCGCGATCTTCTTCAAGCTGGGACTCGAGCCGTCCGGGGGCGACCACCGGCGGGTGCTGGCAGTGCTCAAGTACCTGGAGCACGCGTAG
- the thrS gene encoding threonine--tRNA ligase: MLEQITLTVDGVQREVNAGTTGAELYFDDREVVVMHVDGVLRDLARPLEAGTAVERVTIDSPAGLEVLRHSTAHVMAQAVQQLRPDAKLGIGPYITDGFYFDFDVAEPFTPEDLKTLEKMMLKIVNQNQKFARRVVTEDEAREAMANEPYKLELLNKANEADSAGEGVNVEVGAGEITIYDNVDRKSGDVVWCDLCRGPHLPNTKLISNAFALTRTSAAYWLGNQDNQQLQRIYGTAWPTKADLKAYQERIAEAERRDHRKLGVELDLFSFPDELGSGLPVFHPRGGIIRKEMEDYSRARHVEAGYEFVYTPHITKGHLYEVSGHLDWYRDGMFPPMHVDAELNEDGTVRKPGQDYYLKPMNCPMHNLIFRSRGRSYRELPLRLFEFGSVYRYEKSGVVHGLTRVRGMTQDDAHIYCTKDQMKDELTETLNFVLGLLKDYGLDDFYLELSTKNPEKFVGDDDIWEEATRTLSEVAEASGLQLVPDPGGAAFYGPKISVQAKDALGRTWQMSTIQLDFNLPERFELEFQAADGTRQRPVMIHRALFGSVERFMGVLTEHYAGAFPAWLSPVQVVGIPVAEAFNEYMFDVIDKLKAAGIRAEADISSDRFPKKIRTASKDKIPFVLIAGGDDAEAGAVSFRFRDGSTDNGVPVDEAVARIVAAVKNREA; the protein is encoded by the coding sequence GTGCTTGAGCAAATCACACTGACCGTCGATGGAGTCCAACGCGAGGTGAATGCCGGCACTACCGGGGCCGAGCTGTACTTTGATGACCGCGAGGTTGTCGTCATGCACGTTGATGGTGTGCTGCGCGATTTGGCCCGCCCGCTGGAAGCCGGAACCGCCGTTGAACGTGTCACCATTGATTCCCCGGCCGGACTTGAGGTCCTGCGTCACTCCACCGCGCACGTGATGGCCCAGGCCGTTCAGCAGCTGCGCCCGGATGCCAAGCTGGGCATCGGCCCGTACATCACCGATGGTTTCTACTTCGACTTCGATGTTGCCGAGCCGTTCACTCCCGAGGATCTGAAGACCCTTGAGAAGATGATGCTCAAGATCGTAAACCAGAACCAGAAGTTCGCCCGCCGCGTTGTCACCGAGGACGAGGCCCGCGAGGCCATGGCCAACGAGCCCTACAAGCTGGAACTGCTGAACAAGGCCAACGAGGCCGATTCGGCAGGTGAAGGCGTGAACGTTGAGGTCGGCGCCGGCGAGATCACCATCTACGACAATGTTGATCGCAAGTCGGGCGACGTGGTGTGGTGCGATCTGTGCCGCGGCCCGCACCTGCCCAATACCAAGCTGATCTCCAACGCCTTCGCACTGACCCGTACCTCGGCCGCGTACTGGCTGGGCAACCAGGATAACCAGCAGCTGCAGCGCATCTACGGAACCGCCTGGCCAACCAAGGCCGACTTGAAGGCCTACCAGGAACGCATTGCCGAGGCCGAGCGTCGCGACCACCGCAAGCTCGGTGTCGAACTTGACCTCTTCTCCTTCCCCGACGAGTTGGGCTCTGGCCTGCCGGTATTCCACCCGCGCGGCGGCATCATCCGCAAGGAAATGGAAGACTACTCACGCGCACGCCACGTGGAGGCCGGTTACGAGTTCGTCTACACCCCGCACATCACCAAGGGCCACCTCTACGAGGTCTCCGGCCACCTGGACTGGTACCGCGATGGCATGTTCCCGCCGATGCACGTGGACGCCGAGCTGAACGAGGACGGCACGGTGCGCAAGCCCGGCCAGGACTACTACCTCAAGCCGATGAACTGCCCGATGCACAACCTGATCTTCCGCTCCCGCGGACGCTCCTACCGCGAACTGCCACTGCGCCTGTTCGAATTCGGTTCGGTCTACCGCTACGAGAAGTCGGGTGTGGTCCACGGGCTGACGCGCGTGCGCGGTATGACTCAGGACGACGCCCACATTTACTGCACCAAAGACCAGATGAAGGATGAGCTCACCGAGACGCTGAACTTCGTCTTGGGGCTGCTCAAGGACTACGGCCTTGATGACTTCTACCTGGAGCTCTCCACCAAGAACCCAGAGAAGTTTGTCGGCGATGACGATATCTGGGAAGAAGCCACCCGCACCCTGTCCGAGGTAGCAGAGGCCTCGGGCCTTCAGCTGGTTCCGGATCCGGGAGGCGCCGCTTTCTACGGTCCGAAGATCTCCGTGCAGGCCAAGGATGCCCTCGGTCGCACCTGGCAGATGTCCACCATCCAGTTGGACTTCAACCTGCCCGAGCGCTTTGAGCTCGAATTCCAGGCAGCCGATGGCACCCGCCAGCGCCCGGTCATGATCCACCGGGCACTCTTCGGTTCGGTCGAACGCTTTATGGGCGTGCTCACAGAGCACTACGCCGGCGCCTTCCCGGCCTGGCTTTCCCCGGTCCAGGTCGTGGGTATCCCGGTCGCCGAGGCATTCAACGAGTACATGTTTGATGTCATCGACAAGCTCAAGGCCGCGGGCATCCGCGCCGAAGCCGACATCTCCTCGGATCGCTTCCCGAAGAAGATCCGCACCGCCTCGAAGGACAAAATCCCGTTTGTGCTCATCGCCGGCGGCGACGATGCAGAGGCTGGAGCGGTGTCCTTCCGCTTCCGCGATGGCAGCACCGATAATGGCGTGCCGGTCGACGAAGCGGTAGCCCGCATCGTTGCCGCCGTGAAGAACCGGGAAGCCTAA
- a CDS encoding HIT domain-containing protein: protein MGESTNVREARNSAGVRQGSSDAEITDDFEIAGVPDSFQRLWTPYRMAYIKAGQGQVKDEESCPFCIGPNRSDEDSLIVHRGKTAYVILNLFPYNPGHLLICPYRHVPDYTDITEEETAEMAALAQKSMRVLRAVSRPTGFNLGMNQGVTGGAGIAAHLHQHVVPRWAGDGNFFPIIAETKAIPATLGDIHTDLVAGWLDID, encoded by the coding sequence ATGGGGGAGTCCACGAACGTGCGCGAAGCGCGGAATTCGGCCGGAGTGCGCCAGGGGTCATCCGACGCCGAGATCACCGACGACTTTGAAATCGCCGGTGTCCCGGATTCGTTCCAACGCCTGTGGACTCCCTACCGGATGGCCTACATCAAGGCCGGTCAAGGGCAGGTTAAGGACGAGGAATCCTGCCCATTCTGTATCGGTCCCAACCGTAGTGATGAGGATTCGCTGATCGTGCACCGCGGTAAAACCGCGTACGTGATCCTTAACCTTTTCCCCTACAACCCGGGCCACTTGCTGATTTGCCCCTACCGTCATGTTCCGGACTACACGGACATCACCGAGGAGGAAACCGCGGAAATGGCGGCATTGGCCCAAAAGTCGATGCGGGTGCTTCGTGCGGTATCGCGTCCCACCGGTTTCAACTTGGGCATGAATCAGGGTGTCACCGGGGGAGCCGGCATTGCTGCCCACCTTCACCAACACGTGGTTCCGCGTTGGGCCGGTGACGGGAACTTCTTCCCGATCATCGCGGAGACCAAGGCCATTCCGGCGACGCTGGGTGATATTCACACGGATCTGGTTGCTGGCTGGTTGGACATCGACTAA